In Euphorbia lathyris chromosome 10, ddEupLath1.1, whole genome shotgun sequence, the DNA window ataatataaaacagtaacgatggaactgaggtgtcacttcctccttttttagtgataaaaaatttaatatattaattttaattttattatatatatttatctataaaaatattattttattcgtactatatctaagagttctacagaatttaaattaattcctaaaatctctctaattctctacacatctatatataatataaaacagtaacaatggAATTGAGGTGttacttcctcattttttagtgataaaaaatttaatatattaattttaattttattatgtatattatctataaaaagattattttatcccatatatctaagagtattatagaatttaaattaattcctaaaatctctctaattctctacatatctatatataatataaaacagtaacaatggaactggggtgtcacttcctccttttttactgataaaaaatataatataatatataatatattagtttttattttattattatatttatctataaaaatattatttaaagtaaatgtgaaaatcaaataataatatttaatttatataacacatttatgttaattgtaattattagattgtatttttattaatatttatatattaaaatgaatccgtgcatcgcacgggccaaaaactagttaaagtaaccatagaataACCCAAATTGTTGATACTTTTATGTAGACTATTGTCGAGTTGGGCCAGAAGGCTCCAGGCCCAGCAACAGACTCCACTAACCCAACAAGACAAAACGGTTTCAGTCGTTATTAACTGCTGGTTTAAGTAAATCCGGAACGAGTCACCCAATATCCGGATCCAAACATCACCCAATTATTTCATAAGATTTAATTCCAGTCCTTAAACCCTAGTGTGCGAGAAATTCGCAGCAACTCTAATCAATTGCAATGGGTTCGAAAAACATGGATTTTgaaaagaagaacaagaagagaAACAAACCAAGCAAAGGTTCAGTTGCCGACGGTGAAGATAAGATACACGGGGAAGGTGGTCGGAAAATTATAGCAGATCCTCGATTTGCTTCAGTACACTCTGACCCTCGCTTTCAGAATGTTCCAAGGCGTAAATCAAAGGTCCCAATTGACTCTCGCTTCACTCCTATGTTCACCGATAAAAAATTTGCAACGGGTTCTGCACCGTCGGACAAGCGAGGCAAGCCGAAGAAGCATAAGCCGGAGACTTCTCTGCGCCACTTCTATCGcattgaggaagaagatgaagatgcaaATCAAGAGGTGGAGAAGGAAAAGAAGGTTGTGAGTGATGAGGATGAGAAGGAAAAGAAGGTTGTGAGTGATGAGGATGAGAGTGAAGAGGAAGTGGAAGAGCAAAGTGACAAAGAGGAACTAGGGATATTGGATAGCGAATTGGCTGGAAGTGAGTCGACTAGCGAGTCGGAAGCTTCTGAGTCGGATGATACCGAGTCTACTACTGATGAAGAGGATGGGGAGGTGATTTATGAGGATGATCAGCATGAAGTACAGGTAGGTTATGGGAAATTACTGTCGTGGAGTTTTATGAGACCTGATTTTTCCTGTTTCTTCGTGCTCTCCATAGCATCGAGTCCTTTTTAAGCGATGAAACTTCAAATTACCAAATTTTCTGTTAGTGTGTGCAGTATTTGATTTGTATACTGTGTGTAACAGGTTGAAAATATACCAACCATGGAAGATGGAACTCGCAGGTTAGCAGCTGTTGATATGGACTGGAGGCATGTGAGGGTATGTTGTCTGCATTTGAAATCTAGTTTGCATACTAGAGCAAAGAAACGAGCATATGTTTGCAATTTTTATGGATTTTGTGTTcctgattttttattatatgcAAGATATTTGCAGTCTTGTTTCTATAATCATCTTAATAAAGATTACAATTGGGGAGCTGACATTTGCTTGTTCAGTTTGCAACTGTTTGATTCGTAGTTGGTAAAGGCACCTCTGACCCTAGGCTCAGGGGTTAGCGCCTCTGGGTCAGTGAGGCGGGCAATGTCACTCAGGGGTGCGCCTTGGCTCTCGCCTTGAGTGAGTCGTGCCTAGGAGCAAGTTTAAGCTTTTTTAGGGTTTTAAAGTATAATAGGTTATTCTAATCACACCATAGGATATCTTTATGATGAAGGGCTGAgattaaattagaaaaaaaaaaggaaatctGAAGGAGACAAAAATGCAAAACAAGCAGCCATCTCCTCCATTCTAGCACTGCAGTTGAAGTTGAGCTATTAGTGTTTGGTTGAATTGAAGTTGAACTTTTAGTGTTTGGTTGAATTGAAGTCAAACTTTTAGTGTCTGTGTTTGGTTTGGTTGAAGTTGAACTTTGGAGTTTGTTTCATGCATTTTATGATTAAGATTGTTGTTATTTGATTCTCTCTTGCATTTTAGAAATGTCAAgtgttatttataattattttttttttcatttagtagCCTTGTGTCACTCAGGCCTGCTCTTGCGCCTAGGCTCCAGGATCCCTTAGCGCCTTAGTGTGCCTTGCGCCTTAAATAACTATGGTTTGATTGTATAAAAGCAGTAGTCCATTGCTGAAGTTTGTCATTAAATAAGGACAATGGACAAGAAAATGATCTCATTTTATGCAATAGTATTATTTGTATCTGTTTGTccctttatttctttatttccaGGCTTTTCTTGAGCATACTCATTTTTGGGTTATGTAGGCTGTTGACTTGTACGTAGTGTTGTGCTCATTTCTTCCTAAAGGTGGAGAAATTGTGTCAGTGGCTGTGTATCCTTCTGAATTTGGTCTACAACGAATGCAAGAGGAAGAACTTCATGGCCCTGTAGGTTTATTTGACAGTGAGAATAAAGGCAATGATGATGCCAATAGTAGTGATGACGAtgacgatgatgatgatgagattgaCGATGAGAAATTGCGTGCTTATGAGAAAAGTAGGATGAGGTGATTGTATGCTGTTTCTGCTATAATTTTTTGATTATTTTTCTTGATTATTTATCTTGATGATTTATCCAATATCGAGTTGTCCTCTCTTAGTATTCCTGTGCTATTGAATATCAATCATGCTTTTTGTCATGGAACCAAATTGAACTaaaaaagctcaagctgataggtgaaggtccacttcatattaatatctaacACACCCCCGGAAATGCCCACTAGGCTTGAAATGTggacaacacaggcccatattaccatgtcctgcaatttaatcaacaaatgggGTTGCTAGGAATCGAACCTTTGACCGCTTGGTCAAGGAGACTCGAATACTATGTCATGGaaccatttgaactaaaagtttaagctgATAGGTAAAGGttcacttcatattaatatctaacCCCATTTGTATCAGAGCCTCTTTGATCAAGTGTTCGAATCCTAGCAACcctatttgttgattaaattgTAGGACATGTTTATATGGACTTGTGTTGTGCACGCTTTAAGCCTAGTGGGCATTCACATGTGGGGGTGTGTCGGATATTAATATAAAGTacacctttaactatcagcttgagcttttagttaaattggttccatgacactTTTCAAGGGAACACAAAAACATACACTGTGTTTAGCCCACTATCTTGGTATGTTTATTCACTTCAGTTTATTACAGATTTTTAATAGGGTAGTTGGTCCTCTCATGAAACTTTTATATGTTTCTCAGTTTGAGTTCTTCACTGTTTATGCCATTGCATATTCTGCCAATAAGCAACAGCATGCTTCATGGAAGTGTGGTTCAAGCAATAGTACactgtttaataatattttgaacCATAGTTTTTAAAGTCGATAAGGGAAAAATATTGCCTCGAGGCGAGGCGACCGCTTCTCGCACATGAGGTGACAAACAAATTAGAAAAACATAGAAAATAAAACCATAGCTCAAATTGACTAGTTTAACTTCTAAAGttgtaaaacaaataaaaattctaGTCTAATAATGAGATCCTAATAACATATCAAACATCATCATCAGAATTACTATTACTTCCCTGCCTTGACCTCTTGCACATAATTCCAACAAGGATCCATTCTTGTTGTCGCTTTCGATGTATTAGAATTACTAATACTCATGTCCAAAAGCCtgcaaaatttgaaaaattagacACTAGTAAGCTACTGTTTCATACACTTCCATACAGCTTCACAAACTTTCATACTGTTTCACACACTTTCATAAACTTGCATAAACATAACATAAGTAATAATAACAGAAAAATAATAGCAGTACAATCATCAGCATAACTTTCGTCAGTAACAGTAGCATAATCAGCATAACTTTCATAAACATCCCCAAAATTGGGCAGCATAACAGTAGCGTCAGTCATAATAAcagaaaaataaagaagaaaatagaAGAGTAGAAATTTGGGCAGCATAACCCTAGCATCAGTAGGATgaagaaaattttaaaaaaaaacaaaggagAAGAGTAgagaaaagtaaaaaagaacagTACCTTAGAGTGCAATGAAGTAGATCGGTGGTCAGGGGCGGaaccaagggggggttagggggggctcgagccccggccggagaattgagaaaaaaataattttagtaatggtgtctggtaatattttggagagaattatattgactctatgtagcattatttcaatgtttaaaggtagattaGATGGTTAAGGATGCTTACTTCTATTTGAGAGGTCTTATGTTCGACTCCCTTCAAcctcattttttaaaaataagtttttatttatttttattttattttgataacacttttgaattgataaaaaaaaaatagacatatttaatattcatttttattatgtctttaccattaaaaaaatataaacatgtttaattttctattagttcaatactagtttctaaaaaaaatgataacatttttacagttttaatgcattagaggctaaaatttttttgcccagccctaacgggctggactttgaaaatttaccgtcaaccgcatagttattttgaatttttttttactgatatatttgagccccgggtcatccggggtcctggttccgccactgtcGGTGGTGATGGTTGGCCGGCTGAAGGTCGGCGGTGCTTGTGGTGAGAGTTTCTGTCGGGGAGcagtttctttcttttttcttcttttctttctatcGTTAACTTACCTAAAACAAcattatatatttcttttccaattttttttttttcactgaACAAAGACAAAAAGAGGTGACCGACTGCCTTAACTACAAGAGGTGACCGCTCCTCGCCTGTGTTGGAGAGGCGGTCGCCTCTTGTGGTACACTTTCACCTCTAAATATGTTGCTGCATTGACACTCTTTTTTGTAGTTGTAGATGCCAGTAGTATGGTTGAGTAATCTTTAGAGCTTTTATTTTCTATCATGTATCTCATTCATTTTTACCTTCTCTTTGAAGTTGTGTATGAACTGACATGTCTCTCTTGTCAGGTATTACTTTGCTGTGGTGGAGTGCAATTCTGTTGCAACAGCAGAATATTTATATAACGCTTGTGATGGAGTTGAATTTGAAAGATCATCTAATGTGCTTGATCTTAGATTTATTCCAGACTCTATGGAATTCAAAAATCCTCCTCGTGATGTTGCAACAGAGGTATCTGATTTTCTTATCATACAAAGCTTAATAATaatagagggcgagccttggcgcaacggtaaacgttgttgtcatTTGACTGAGAGGTCatggttcgagtcttaggagcggcctcttgccaaaaaaattggcagaggaaggcttgcccccagtacacccttgtggtgggacccctccccggacccttgcTTAAGCGGGGacacgtagtgcaccgggccgccctttacaAAGCTTAATAATACATAATCGAATTAAACATAATAGAAAAAGTAAAAACTTGAAAGGAGACATGTACCAAAGCAAACAAATATTATTTATTCTGTTGTTTCTAGTACTGTCAATGTTATTCCCAATTTGGTCTTGTTTGGATATCATGATTCTGTATTGCAAATAGTAGTTAAAAAGTTGTGAATATATACTCAGGCACCTGGAAGCTATGATGGATTGGATTTCCATACAAAAGCACTGCAGCATAGTAACATTCCTATATCTTGGGATGAAGATGAACCACAGCGTGCAAGGACCTTGCAGCGAAAATTTAATGCTGATCAAGTATGTATATTCCTTGTACTAATAGTTGATGCTAAAATTAAATGTAACATGATGAGCATATCTCAATTCGATTTTCTCTGCATTTACTTTCTGTTGGTTTCTTTTAAGCGGCAGTTACAAtgcttatattttatttatattctaTTGATTTATCTGGCTCTTTATCCAGTATTATGTGGGTGGGATTATGCCAAGCTATATTAGAGTTGGAAGATGAAGTTAtagtgtgtgtatatatataaatatatacacttttttaaaatgaaattgCTAAACACTGTTTTAATAAGTTGAGCCCTGGCTCATCTGGGGTCCTGGTTCCGACTGTATAGGACACAAAAAACACGCAGTTGATCCTTCAAATatctatttattattattatttaagaaaaaaaaaggtttgctTTTGGCATGTATGTTGATATTTATGTGCTTTCATTCAGCTTGCTGATTTGGAGTTGAAGGAATTTTTAGCTTCTGATGAGAGTGAAAGTGATGAGGATGAGAATGATGATGGTGCAGAGGATGAATCAGACAAAAAACTTAAAAAACGCGATAAATATCGTGCTTTGATTGAGTCTTGTGATGCATCCGATGGGGAGGATGACGAAAACCAGGATATGGAGATTACTTTCAACACTGGCTTAGAGGGTTTAAGTAAGCGCATTCTAGAAAAAGGGAATAAGAAATCAGAAACTGTATGGGAAGAACATCTTAGGAAACAGAGGGAGAAGAAAAAGGCTCGAAAGAACAAATCCAAGAATTCTTCAGACGATGAGAGcagtgatgatgatgaagaaagagTAGAAGCCGGGGATTTCTTCGTTGAAGAACCATCAGCTAAAAAAGCAAAACATGACACTCGAGGTAAGAATGATAAAGAAGAAAAGCAACTTCAGGAGGAGATGGAAGCAAGTAAAGCAGAGCTTGAGTTGTTACTCGCTGATGAAGATGGGGTTGATAATGGTCCAAAGGGATATAATTTGAAACATAAAATGTGCAAAGGCAAAAAAGGAAAGGAAGTTCCAGATGAGAATAAAATACCAACTGTTGATGATGAAGATCCCCGGTTTTCGGGTCTCTTCAATTCATCTCTATTTGCATTGGATCCTACAGATCCCCGGTTCAAAAGGTATACATTATTAATATTCAATACATTGGTCTAAGTAGATTGAGCTATTAAAAATGTCTTCACTTACTGTAACTAAAAGTTTCGAGTATTCGATAATGTAGGAGTGCGACATACGCTAGACAGGTGGCACAGAGGCAGCAAAAGAGTGAGTTGCAAGGAGTAGAAGGTGAGCATAAGAAACAACCTACAAAATCTCAAGTGTCGGCTAATGAGATCGATAATGGGCATGTGGATTCCGAGTCGAGGAGGGAGAAGCATGAGATATCATCTCTGATAAAATCCATTAAAATGAAATCCAATCAAGCTAAGTTACAGAAAGGGatacaaaaattacaaaaaagagaTACAAAAGAAATGGAGAAACCAGAACTCTcagtgaaaaaaaagaaaggcaAAGTTATGAAAAAATGAAGAGCCATGTCTAAAAAGTAATACTAAAAAAGGCAGGAAGGAAGGAGTGGAGGTATTTGGCATTAATGAAACAGCCAAGCTATTCTCCATTAATGGATTTTATGGTAACAGATGGATGGAGATGgtgccttttttttttgttgttgcgGGAAAGGGTTATTTTTTATGGTtgagtttttgttttttttcattaaGGTAACACTCAATATAATTAAGTTATTAATTTGGATGgtaattcaaattaatttttggggTCAAATAAGTTGATTCTCAACCTTTTATTTTTGGATGATTGAGGAAATTCATTCAATATTTAATCTTTAGTATTAAATTAGATGGGTAAATTCAAATGTCAATGATAAGTTGAAATTTCattgtttttatataaatttattttcatgCCCTTTTAAGTGCCGAATTTGGATTCAAGTTCTAAATAACAACAGGGAAATTTTAGGTATGGTCAGATACTCTCTAGGACCCATTGGAATTGTGCCACGTGTTGTGATATGTGCAATCCCAACACACCTAAGTACTTTTAATATTaagagtaatttttttttacaggaAAATTAATGTTTCATTAAGTAGAACATGATAACCAGtaagaaataaaatttatatatatagactaAGTTAATGTATGATCCATTGGAGTAAGAAAAAGATTATAAAAAGTATTGTAACTTTAAATTGGAGTAATTGTAGTTCAATCTTAATAATCTAAAGTCATTTTGAATCTTTGGATCTAAGTTCATTCTTTTGTAATCATGTAGATTTAGTGATTTACAAATAAGATATGTCGTTTTTGCCattattaaaatagaaaagatTACAAAAGTAAAGATTATAACCAACAGACATAGTTTAAACGGATTCAGAGatccaataaaaatatatagaatCCAACTAAAACAAATTgagaaaaaacagaaaagaaatcaactaggaaaacaagaaaagcaaaaatggtTAGCAATCCAAGAGTTAATGGACTCCAAAATAGGAAGAAAAGGAGAGAGAACAAGCTGGTCTTGATATAATTATATGTCTAAGGTTTGTAAGTTGgactaattttacttttaactataattattagggatgtaaacggtatgggcggggaatgcatttcccattCCCGTCCCCCGACTAGTCGAGGATTCCCCATCCTTCTATTCCTGTCCCCAGACTAGTCGGGGATTCCTCGTCCCCCCATCCCCGCGAGTTAAACGGAGACATATTTGTCCATATCCCTGCGAGTTAAACGGGGACATATTTGTCTCATCCCCATCCCCGCGTGGATCCCCATCTCCGTTTATAGATGTTCAAAAGAACTTTTTCTCCATTCTCCATTCCCCGTGGGGAATCACcatttatggtttttttttaatcaatatatACTAAAACTTTTAAGAAATACCAAA includes these proteins:
- the LOC136208843 gene encoding pre-rRNA-processing protein ESF1; this translates as MGSKNMDFEKKNKKRNKPSKGSVADGEDKIHGEGGRKIIADPRFASVHSDPRFQNVPRRKSKVPIDSRFTPMFTDKKFATGSAPSDKRGKPKKHKPETSLRHFYRIEEEDEDANQEVEKEKKVVSDEDEKEKKVVSDEDESEEEVEEQSDKEELGILDSELAGSESTSESEASESDDTESTTDEEDGEVIYEDDQHEVQVENIPTMEDGTRRLAAVDMDWRHVRAVDLYVVLCSFLPKGGEIVSVAVYPSEFGLQRMQEEELHGPVGLFDSENKGNDDANSSDDDDDDDDEIDDEKLRAYEKSRMRYYFAVVECNSVATAEYLYNACDGVEFERSSNVLDLRFIPDSMEFKNPPRDVATEAPGSYDGLDFHTKALQHSNIPISWDEDEPQRARTLQRKFNADQLADLELKEFLASDESESDEDENDDGAEDESDKKLKKRDKYRALIESCDASDGEDDENQDMEITFNTGLEGLSKRILEKGNKKSETVWEEHLRKQREKKKARKNKSKNSSDDESSDDDEERVEAGDFFVEEPSAKKAKHDTRGKNDKEEKQLQEEMEASKAELELLLADEDGVDNGPKGYNLKHKMCKGKKGKEVPDENKIPTVDDEDPRFSGLFNSSLFALDPTDPRFKRSATYARQVAQRQQKSELQGVEGEHKKQPTKSQVSANEIDNGHVDSESRREKHEISSLIKSIKMKSNQAKLQKGIQKLQKRDTKEMEKPELSVKKKKGKVMKK